One genomic region from Ralstonia pseudosolanacearum encodes:
- a CDS encoding efflux RND transporter permease subunit, with the protein MARYFIDRPIFAWVLAIIVMLAGALSIATLPIAQYPSIAPPAVAITATYPGASAKTLEDTVTQIIEQKMKGLDHLSYMASTSESSGTVTITLTFENGTDPDTAQVQVQNKLALATPLLPQEVQQQGVQVTKSATNFLNVLAFTSEDGSMSGSDLSDYVAANVQDALSRVEGVGDTTLFGSQYAMRIWLDPHKLSNFSLTPLDVKTAIQAQNAQVSAGQLGGMPATDNQQINATITSQTRLKTAEAFGNILLRTQADGAQVRLRDVARIELGSESYSTVGRYNGKPAAGLAIKLATGANALDTVKAIDARVAELEPFFPPGMKVQKPYDTTPFVRISIEEVVSTLVEAIALVFLVMYLFLQNFRATLIPTIAVPVVLLGTFGVLAACGFTINTLTMFAMVLAIGLLVDDAIVVVENVERVMSEEGLPPREATRKSMGQITGALIGVALVLAAVFVPMAFFKGSTGVIYRQFSITIVSAMTLSVLVAMVLTPALCATLLKPVRKGHAQATTGFFGWFNRTFDRGNHRYQGIVRHMLGKSRRYMAVYAVLFAMVVVGFVKLPVGFLPDEDQGTLFVLAQLPPGATNARTEDVLRQVEHHFLVDQKEAVSGVFSVAGFSFAGSGQNMGFAFVKLRPWNERKGEALSVSGVVAKAFGFFATIRDARVFAFAPPAVAELGNATGFDLMLQDRANLGHAALMQARNQLLGTLMQDQRLVAVRPNGQEDTPEFQLQIDAHKAETLGLSISDINSTLATAWGSSYVNDFIDRGRVKKVMLQADAPFRMNPEDIDKWYVRNSAGTMVPFTAFARVDWSSGSPRLERYNGVPSMEILGMAKPGSASSGEALAIVEAAVAKLPAGIGYAWTGLSLQEKASSGQTTLLYTLSILIVFLCLAALYESWAIPFSVIMVVPLGVLGALLGAILTWKMNDVYFQVGLLTTIGLASKNAILIVEFAKELNAQGMRVVEAAMTAARMRLRPILMTSLAFILGVVPMVRGSGAGAGAQHALGTAVIGGMLSGTVLAIFFVPLFFVLVRGLFRAKPATATAAATTAQPADAAAS; encoded by the coding sequence ATGGCACGCTATTTCATCGACCGCCCCATCTTCGCGTGGGTCCTGGCCATCATCGTGATGCTGGCCGGGGCGCTGTCCATCGCCACGCTGCCGATCGCGCAGTACCCGAGCATCGCGCCGCCGGCCGTCGCCATCACCGCCACCTACCCCGGCGCATCGGCCAAGACGCTGGAAGACACCGTCACCCAGATCATCGAGCAGAAGATGAAGGGGCTGGACCACCTGAGCTACATGGCCTCGACCAGCGAGTCCTCGGGCACGGTCACCATCACCCTGACCTTCGAGAACGGCACCGACCCCGATACCGCCCAGGTGCAGGTGCAGAACAAGCTCGCGCTGGCCACGCCACTGCTGCCGCAGGAGGTGCAGCAGCAGGGCGTGCAGGTCACCAAGTCCGCCACCAACTTCCTGAACGTGCTCGCGTTCACGTCGGAAGACGGCAGCATGTCCGGCTCCGACCTGTCCGACTACGTGGCCGCCAACGTGCAGGACGCCCTCAGCCGGGTGGAAGGCGTGGGCGACACCACGCTGTTCGGCTCGCAGTACGCCATGCGCATCTGGCTGGATCCGCACAAGCTGTCCAACTTCAGCCTGACGCCGCTGGACGTGAAGACCGCCATCCAGGCGCAGAACGCCCAGGTCTCGGCCGGCCAGCTCGGCGGCATGCCGGCGACGGACAACCAGCAGATCAACGCCACCATCACCTCGCAGACGCGCCTGAAGACCGCCGAGGCGTTCGGCAACATCCTGCTGCGCACGCAGGCCGACGGCGCCCAGGTGCGCCTGCGCGACGTGGCCCGCATCGAGCTTGGCAGCGAGAGCTACAGCACCGTGGGCCGCTACAACGGCAAGCCCGCCGCCGGCCTGGCCATCAAGCTGGCCACCGGCGCCAACGCGCTCGATACCGTCAAGGCCATCGACGCCCGCGTGGCCGAGCTGGAGCCCTTCTTCCCGCCCGGCATGAAGGTGCAGAAGCCCTACGACACCACGCCCTTCGTGCGCATCTCGATCGAGGAGGTGGTGAGCACGCTGGTCGAGGCCATCGCGCTGGTGTTCCTGGTGATGTACCTGTTCCTGCAGAACTTCCGCGCCACGCTCATTCCGACCATCGCCGTGCCCGTGGTGCTGCTGGGCACCTTCGGCGTGCTGGCCGCGTGCGGCTTCACCATCAACACGCTGACCATGTTCGCCATGGTGCTGGCCATCGGCCTGCTGGTCGACGACGCCATCGTGGTGGTGGAGAACGTGGAACGGGTGATGAGCGAAGAGGGCCTGCCGCCCCGGGAAGCCACGCGCAAGTCGATGGGCCAGATCACCGGCGCGCTGATCGGCGTGGCGCTGGTGCTGGCCGCCGTGTTCGTGCCGATGGCCTTCTTCAAGGGCTCCACCGGCGTGATCTACCGGCAGTTCTCGATCACCATCGTCTCGGCGATGACGCTGTCGGTGCTCGTGGCGATGGTGCTGACTCCCGCGCTATGCGCGACGCTGCTCAAGCCCGTCAGGAAGGGCCACGCGCAGGCCACGACCGGCTTCTTCGGCTGGTTCAACCGTACCTTCGACCGCGGCAACCACCGCTACCAGGGCATCGTGCGCCACATGCTGGGCAAAAGCCGGCGCTACATGGCCGTGTACGCCGTGCTGTTCGCCATGGTGGTGGTCGGCTTCGTGAAGCTGCCGGTCGGCTTCCTGCCCGACGAAGACCAGGGCACGCTGTTCGTGCTGGCGCAGCTGCCGCCGGGCGCCACCAATGCGCGCACCGAAGACGTGCTGCGCCAGGTCGAGCACCACTTCCTGGTGGACCAGAAGGAAGCCGTGAGCGGCGTGTTCTCGGTGGCGGGCTTCAGCTTTGCCGGCAGCGGCCAGAACATGGGCTTTGCCTTCGTCAAGCTGCGTCCGTGGAACGAGCGCAAGGGCGAAGCGCTCAGCGTCAGCGGCGTCGTGGCCAAGGCCTTCGGGTTCTTCGCCACCATTCGCGATGCGCGGGTCTTCGCCTTCGCCCCGCCGGCCGTGGCGGAGCTGGGCAACGCCACCGGCTTCGACCTGATGCTGCAGGACCGCGCCAACCTCGGCCACGCCGCGCTGATGCAGGCCCGCAACCAGCTGCTGGGCACGCTCATGCAAGACCAGCGCCTGGTGGCCGTCCGCCCCAACGGCCAGGAAGACACGCCGGAGTTCCAGCTGCAAATCGATGCGCACAAGGCGGAAACGCTGGGCCTGTCGATCTCCGACATCAACAGCACGCTCGCCACCGCGTGGGGCAGCAGCTACGTCAACGACTTCATCGACCGTGGCCGCGTCAAGAAGGTCATGCTGCAGGCCGATGCGCCCTTCCGCATGAACCCGGAGGACATCGACAAATGGTATGTGCGCAACAGCGCCGGCACCATGGTTCCGTTCACCGCGTTCGCCAGGGTGGACTGGTCCTCGGGCTCGCCGCGGCTGGAGCGCTACAACGGCGTGCCGTCGATGGAGATCCTGGGCATGGCCAAGCCCGGCAGTGCCTCCAGCGGCGAGGCGCTCGCCATCGTCGAGGCGGCCGTGGCCAAGCTGCCGGCCGGCATCGGCTACGCGTGGACCGGGTTGTCGCTGCAGGAGAAGGCCTCCAGCGGGCAGACCACCCTGCTCTACACGCTGTCTATCCTGATCGTGTTCCTGTGCCTGGCGGCGCTGTACGAGAGCTGGGCGATCCCCTTCTCGGTCATCATGGTGGTGCCGCTCGGCGTGCTGGGCGCGCTGCTCGGCGCCATCCTGACCTGGAAGATGAACGACGTGTATTTCCAGGTGGGCCTGCTGACCACCATCGGCCTGGCGTCCAAGAACGCCATCCTGATCGTCGAGTTCGCCAAGGAACTCAATGCGCAGGGGATGCGCGTGGTCGAAGCGGCCATGACGGCGGCACGCATGCGCCTGCGCCCCATTCTGATGACGTCGCTGGCCTTCATCCTCGGCGTCGTGCCGATGGTCAGGGGCAGCGGCGCCGGCGCCGGCGCGCAGCACGCGCTGGGCACGGCGGTCATCGGGGGCATGCTGTCCGGCACCGTTCTCGCCATCTTCTTCGTGCCGCTGTTCTTCGTGCTGGTGCGCGGGCTGTTCCGGGCCAAGCCGGCCACGGCCACGGCCGCGGCCACCACCGCGCAACCGGCCGACGCCGCAGCTTCGTAA
- a CDS encoding efflux RND transporter periplasmic adaptor subunit encodes MRPTPPALAPLLAALAAASLLAACGKPPGGPPPAEGTPVVGVMTVQPQRVTLDTELPGRTVPFLVADVRPQVNGIIKARKFREGSDVKAGAALYQIDPATYQAAYDSNVAALAKAQANLKTTRLKAERYKELVAIQAVSRQDYDDAAAALAQGEADVAAARANVETSRINLAYARVDAPISGRIGRSSVTPGALVTANQSTSLATIQQLDPIYVDVTQPSAALLRLRQAMARGDLQKNGANAATVRLVLEDGSAYPLEGKLEFSDVTVDQNTGSVTLRAVFPNPSAILLPGMYVRAVLQEGVKDEALLVPQQAVARDSTGKPFAYVVGNDRKLQRRTLETERTVGDQWLVRSGLRVGDQLVVEGLPRAVPGAEVKTTPWAGKTATSSPAAPAAPAVRTAVGQPATVAAN; translated from the coding sequence ATGCGCCCCACTCCGCCCGCCCTCGCCCCTCTTCTTGCCGCGCTTGCCGCCGCCAGTCTGCTGGCCGCCTGCGGCAAGCCGCCGGGTGGCCCGCCGCCGGCGGAGGGCACGCCGGTGGTCGGCGTGATGACCGTGCAGCCGCAGCGCGTGACGCTCGATACCGAACTGCCCGGGCGCACCGTGCCCTTCCTGGTCGCCGATGTCCGGCCCCAGGTCAACGGCATCATCAAGGCCCGCAAATTCCGCGAAGGCAGCGACGTGAAAGCGGGCGCCGCGCTCTACCAGATCGATCCGGCCACCTACCAGGCCGCCTACGACAGCAACGTGGCGGCGCTGGCCAAGGCCCAGGCCAACCTCAAGACCACGCGCCTGAAGGCCGAGCGCTACAAGGAACTGGTGGCGATCCAGGCCGTCAGCCGGCAGGACTATGACGACGCCGCCGCCGCGCTGGCCCAGGGCGAGGCCGACGTGGCCGCCGCCCGCGCCAACGTGGAGACCAGCCGGATCAACCTGGCCTATGCCCGGGTGGATGCCCCCATCTCCGGCCGGATCGGCCGATCCAGCGTGACACCGGGCGCGCTCGTCACCGCCAACCAGAGCACCTCGCTGGCCACGATCCAGCAGCTCGACCCCATCTACGTGGATGTGACCCAGCCCAGCGCCGCACTGCTGCGCCTGCGGCAGGCCATGGCCCGCGGCGATCTCCAGAAGAACGGCGCCAACGCGGCCACCGTGCGGCTGGTGCTGGAAGACGGCAGCGCGTATCCGCTCGAAGGCAAGCTGGAGTTCTCCGACGTGACGGTGGACCAGAACACCGGCTCCGTGACACTGCGCGCGGTGTTCCCCAACCCGAGCGCCATCCTGCTGCCCGGCATGTATGTGCGCGCCGTGCTGCAGGAAGGCGTGAAGGACGAAGCCCTGCTGGTGCCGCAGCAGGCCGTGGCGCGCGACAGCACCGGCAAGCCGTTCGCCTACGTGGTGGGCAACGACCGCAAGCTGCAGCGCCGCACGCTGGAAACGGAGCGCACCGTGGGTGACCAGTGGCTGGTGCGCAGCGGCCTGCGCGTTGGCGACCAACTGGTGGTGGAAGGCCTGCCGCGCGCCGTACCGGGCGCCGAGGTCAAGACCACGCCGTGGGCGGGCAAGACGGCAACGTCGAGCCCGGCCGCCCCCGCGGCGCCCGCCGTGCGGACGGCCGTCGGGCAGCCCGCCACCGTCGCTGCCAACTGA
- a CDS encoding EamA family transporter: protein MTPFIALCLLITYVVWGTTYLAIRFALTDLPPFLMMGSRFLAAALLLTPIVLLRQRERVSLRQLRNCMLVGAFLLVGGMGMTAVAQQTISSGATTVMIASMPLFSTLWMLLAGGRLRGYEVAAIALGSIGIAVLFRGAEFQASAGGVLALTTAIASWSFGSQLSKRIDMPKGLTAFVLEMAFGGVALTLLSLATGEHWPRQIGLHAALAWGYQVIFGSAIAFTAYMALVQRVSTVMATSYVYVNPPIALLMGAWLADEQVAPQTLGATAIILSAVVVLTAGATRAARRAATV, encoded by the coding sequence ATGACGCCCTTCATCGCCCTGTGCCTGCTGATCACCTACGTGGTCTGGGGCACCACGTATCTCGCGATCCGCTTTGCGCTGACCGACCTGCCGCCCTTCCTGATGATGGGCTCGCGCTTCCTGGCCGCCGCCCTGCTGCTGACCCCGATCGTGCTGCTGCGTCAGCGCGAGCGGGTCAGCCTGCGCCAGTTGCGCAACTGCATGCTGGTCGGCGCCTTCCTGCTGGTGGGCGGCATGGGCATGACGGCGGTGGCCCAGCAAACCATCTCCTCCGGCGCCACCACGGTGATGATCGCGTCCATGCCGCTGTTCTCCACCCTGTGGATGCTGCTGGCCGGCGGCCGGCTGCGTGGCTACGAAGTCGCAGCCATCGCGCTGGGCAGCATCGGCATCGCGGTGCTGTTCCGCGGCGCGGAATTCCAGGCCAGCGCCGGCGGCGTGCTGGCGCTGACCACGGCCATCGCCTCGTGGTCGTTCGGCTCGCAGCTGTCCAAGCGCATCGACATGCCCAAGGGGCTGACGGCGTTCGTGCTGGAGATGGCCTTCGGTGGCGTGGCGCTGACGCTGCTGAGCCTGGCCACGGGCGAGCACTGGCCGCGGCAGATCGGCCTGCATGCCGCGCTGGCGTGGGGCTACCAGGTGATCTTCGGCTCGGCCATCGCCTTCACCGCCTACATGGCGCTGGTGCAGCGCGTCTCGACCGTGATGGCCACCAGCTACGTCTATGTCAATCCGCCCATCGCCCTGCTGATGGGCGCCTGGCTGGCCGACGAGCAGGTCGCGCCGCAGACGCTGGGCGCCACGGCCATCATCCTGTCTGCGGTGGTGGTGCTGACGGCCGGCGCGACCCGCGCGGCGCGGCGGGCGGCCACGGTATAG
- a CDS encoding LysR substrate-binding domain-containing protein, translating into MFELSQLRCFVAVAEELHFGRAAERLHMTQPPLSRQVRLLEHQVGTELLERNSRSVRLTAAGRSFLPDAARLLRLAEEAAATARRVATGAAGSLAIGFTASVGYGLLPSLVSAVRAASPGVRLTLKEMVSGAQLEALDARQIDMGLLRPPVEHGELAAEPCAQEALVLAVPEATAADWPQRPALRDCEGRPLLMYSPYEARYFHQLVSGLFERAGVLPDIVEYVSQIHSMLALVRAGIGAALIPAAASMLHFEGVVYRPVRTTPAKPVELWFAYRKDNDNPAFNALKDVLRGTLAAGR; encoded by the coding sequence ATGTTCGAACTCAGCCAGCTCCGCTGCTTCGTCGCCGTGGCCGAAGAATTGCATTTCGGGCGCGCGGCCGAGCGGCTGCACATGACACAACCGCCGCTCTCGCGCCAGGTGCGGCTGCTGGAACACCAGGTCGGCACCGAATTGCTGGAGCGCAACAGCCGCTCCGTCAGGCTGACCGCCGCCGGGCGCAGCTTCCTGCCCGATGCCGCGCGCCTGCTGCGGCTGGCCGAAGAGGCGGCGGCCACGGCGCGGCGGGTCGCGACCGGCGCGGCGGGGTCGCTGGCGATCGGGTTCACGGCATCGGTCGGGTACGGGCTGCTGCCGTCGCTGGTGAGCGCGGTGCGGGCGGCCTCACCGGGGGTGCGGCTGACGCTCAAGGAGATGGTCAGCGGCGCGCAGCTGGAGGCGCTGGACGCCCGCCAGATCGATATGGGCCTGCTGCGCCCGCCGGTCGAGCACGGCGAGCTGGCCGCCGAACCGTGCGCGCAGGAAGCGCTGGTGCTGGCAGTGCCGGAGGCTACCGCCGCCGACTGGCCCCAGCGCCCCGCCCTGCGCGACTGCGAGGGCCGGCCGCTGCTGATGTACTCCCCCTACGAAGCGCGCTATTTCCACCAGCTCGTAAGCGGCCTGTTCGAGCGCGCCGGCGTGCTGCCGGACATCGTCGAATACGTCAGCCAGATCCACTCGATGCTGGCGCTGGTGCGGGCCGGGATCGGCGCGGCATTGATCCCGGCGGCAGCGTCCATGCTGCACTTCGAGGGCGTGGTCTACCGGCCGGTGCGCACCACGCCGGCCAAGCCGGTCGAGCTGTGGTTCGCCTACCGCAAGGACAACGACAACCCGGCGTTCAATGCCCTGAAAGACGTGCTGCGCGGCACGCTGGCGGCGGGCCGCTGA
- a CDS encoding IS630 family transposase, with protein sequence MTKMDEATRKRVRAGRLMLAGKTPAEAAKAVGVARQTAYTWKARLNEGGIDALRTMNVGRAAQLDACQLEGLRVALLQGALAHGFGTELWTLKRVRMLIERLYGVTFSEVHVWRLLGALGFSPQKPERRAIERDEDAVQRFKRKTWPALKKKCAAERRLIVFIDESGLSERPTRVRTWAPKGCTPVIQFHFNWKHVSVIAGLTRTNFVFRLHDGAIKSAQIIEFLKALRAQLKRKLLIVWDGAPQHKSRVVREYLDSTRGAVQMALLPSYSPDLNPVEYLWAWLKRHALANFCPDTLAELKHTARRKLKSGQKRPSIIAACWKQAELW encoded by the coding sequence ATGACCAAGATGGACGAAGCGACGCGCAAACGGGTACGTGCCGGACGCTTGATGCTTGCGGGCAAGACGCCGGCCGAAGCGGCGAAGGCGGTGGGTGTGGCACGGCAAACCGCGTACACCTGGAAAGCCCGGCTCAACGAAGGTGGCATTGACGCATTGCGGACAATGAACGTAGGTCGTGCAGCCCAACTGGATGCGTGCCAGCTCGAAGGCTTGCGCGTGGCACTGCTGCAAGGTGCGCTGGCGCACGGCTTCGGCACCGAGCTGTGGACCCTCAAGCGCGTGCGCATGCTCATCGAACGACTGTATGGCGTCACCTTCAGCGAGGTGCATGTCTGGCGGCTGCTGGGTGCGTTGGGCTTCAGCCCGCAAAAGCCTGAGCGCCGGGCCATCGAACGCGACGAAGACGCGGTACAGCGCTTCAAGCGCAAGACTTGGCCCGCGCTAAAAAAAAAGTGTGCCGCCGAGCGACGGCTAATCGTCTTCATTGACGAGTCGGGCCTGTCGGAGCGGCCCACGCGCGTGCGCACCTGGGCGCCCAAGGGCTGCACGCCGGTCATCCAGTTCCACTTCAACTGGAAGCACGTCTCGGTCATCGCCGGCCTCACGCGCACGAACTTCGTGTTTCGACTGCACGACGGCGCGATCAAGAGTGCGCAGATCATCGAGTTCCTCAAGGCGCTGCGTGCGCAGCTCAAGCGCAAGTTGCTGATCGTGTGGGACGGCGCGCCACAGCACAAGAGCCGCGTTGTGCGCGAGTACCTCGACAGTACGCGAGGCGCCGTACAGATGGCGCTGCTGCCCAGCTATTCCCCAGACCTCAACCCGGTCGAATACCTGTGGGCCTGGCTCAAGCGGCACGCGTTGGCCAACTTCTGTCCCGATACCCTCGCCGAACTCAAACACACCGCCCGCCGCAAGCTCAAGAGCGGCCAGAAACGCCCATCGATCATCGCCGCGTGCTGGAAGCAGGCTGAGTTGTGGTGA
- a CDS encoding type II toxin-antitoxin system YhaV family toxin, translating to MTAVQPVPLVIHGWTIFAHPLLLDQLDALTRQVEAQREKDPTGYVKKNATKRLAAICKLAFDVIPQDPARPEYRQGHTLGDENKHWFRAKFFQQYRLFFRFHAPSKMIVLAWINDADTKRAYESDDDAYRVFKRMLASGHPPNDWEPLLTEASRQSERLQSTAGALGTGHR from the coding sequence ATGACGGCTGTCCAACCTGTTCCTTTGGTTATCCACGGCTGGACGATCTTCGCGCATCCGCTGCTCCTCGATCAGCTTGACGCCCTGACCCGACAGGTGGAAGCCCAGCGAGAAAAAGACCCCACTGGGTACGTCAAGAAGAACGCAACCAAGCGGCTGGCCGCCATCTGCAAGTTGGCGTTCGATGTCATCCCACAAGACCCCGCGCGACCTGAATACCGCCAAGGTCATACCCTTGGCGACGAGAACAAGCATTGGTTTCGCGCCAAGTTCTTCCAGCAGTATCGGTTGTTCTTCCGGTTCCATGCGCCCAGCAAGATGATCGTGCTGGCCTGGATCAACGACGCGGACACGAAGCGAGCCTACGAGAGCGATGACGATGCTTACCGCGTCTTCAAACGGATGCTGGCCAGCGGCCACCCGCCGAACGACTGGGAGCCGTTGCTGACAGAGGCGAGTCGCCAATCTGAGCGCTTGCAGAGCACGGCCGGCGCTCTGGGTACTGGCCATCGTTGA
- a CDS encoding type II toxin-antitoxin system PrlF family antitoxin, giving the protein MPVTLEAESTLTDRYQTTVPETVRRALRLGKRDKIHYTIRQTGEVVLTRADDDEAADPVLGQFLRFLAQDIAAHPERLQGLDTSLVQRIHTLVGGIEVDLDAALSADDE; this is encoded by the coding sequence ATGCCCGTGACACTTGAAGCCGAGTCCACGCTGACCGACCGCTACCAGACCACGGTTCCAGAAACCGTCCGCCGCGCCTTGCGCTTGGGCAAGCGCGACAAGATTCACTACACCATCCGCCAAACCGGCGAAGTGGTGCTGACCCGTGCCGATGACGATGAAGCCGCCGATCCGGTTCTTGGCCAATTCCTTCGCTTCCTGGCCCAGGACATCGCCGCACATCCTGAACGTCTGCAAGGCTTGGATACCAGCCTGGTGCAACGCATCCATACGCTGGTTGGCGGCATCGAGGTGGACCTGGATGCCGCACTGTCGGCGGACGATGAATGA
- a CDS encoding IS5 family transposase (programmed frameshift), with amino-acid sequence MARKKISNELWKALQPLLPVVKPSTKGGRPRVDDRAALNGILFVLHTGIPWEDLPKELGFGSGMTCWRRLRDWRADGVWERLHLALLKRLREHDPIDWSRASVDGATAASPRGASTGPNPTDRGKLGSKRHLVVDRRGVPLALIVTGANRHDSVVFEVLVDAIPSVPGLSGRPRCRPDKLHADKGYDFARCRQHLRKRGICPRIARRGIEKNDRLGRHRWVVERTHAWLAGFGKLRIRFERSLDTHLALLTLACAVICGRFVDRFC; translated from the exons ATGGCACGAAAGAAGATTAGCAATGAATTGTGGAAGGCACTGCAACCGCTGCTGCCAGTTGTGAAGCCGTCGACCAAAGGCGGTCGTCCGCGCGTGGATGATCGGGCGGCGCTGAACGGCATCCTGTTTGTTCTGCATACCGGTATCCCGTGGGAAGACCTGCCGAAAGAACTGGGCTTTGGCAGCGGCATGACGTGCTGGCGTCGCCTGCGGGACTGGCGGGCCGACGGCGTTTGGGAGCGGCTGCATTTGGCTCTGCTCAAACGCCTACGCGAGCATGACCCAATCGACTGGAGCCGAGCCAGCGTCGACGGTGCAACGGCGGCCAGCCCCCGGGGGGCGAGC ACGGGGCCGAACCCAACGGATCGCGGCAAGCTCGGCAGCAAGCGCCATCTCGTCGTAGACCGGCGCGGCGTGCCGTTGGCGCTGATAGTCACCGGCGCCAATCGTCACGACTCGGTGGTGTTCGAGGTGCTCGTTGACGCCATCCCAAGCGTGCCGGGACTCAGTGGCCGCCCGCGATGCCGCCCCGACAAGCTTCACGCGGATAAGGGATACGACTTCGCACGCTGTCGGCAACACTTGCGCAAGCGAGGCATCTGCCCCCGGATCGCTCGCCGCGGCATCGAGAAGAACGACCGGCTCGGCAGGCATCGCTGGGTTGTCGAGCGCACGCATGCCTGGCTTGCCGGCTTCGGCAAGTTGCGCATTCGTTTCGAGCGTTCTCTCGATACTCATCTCGCTTTGCTCACCCTGGCTTGTGCTGTCATCTGCGGGCGATTTGTCGATCGGTTTTGTTAG
- a CDS encoding PDDEXK nuclease domain-containing protein, whose protein sequence is MTSLTPANADYSSIQADIVTLLETARRAAARSINALMTATYWEIGRRIVEFEQGGKGRAEYGQALLKRLSADLMARFGRGFSERNLEQMRLFYLARLPEHISQTLSAKLNISGISQMPSGKSSAPVILPAAPGLSPDLSVLAQAFPLPWSAYVRLLSVKNPQARAFYETEALRGGWSVRQLDRQINSQFYERTALSNNKVAMLAKGEVAEPGDLLAPEQAIKDPFVLEFLNLKDEYSESDLEDALIKHLADFLLELGDDFAFVGRQRRLRIDDSWFRVDLLFFHRRLKCLLVIDLKAGKFSYADAGQMHLYLNYAREHWTRPGENPPVGLILCAEKGATEARYALEGLPNKVLAAEYRTVLPDEMLLAEELDRTRRELDALRIGRDGDAEGGE, encoded by the coding sequence ATGACTAGCCTGACTCCAGCCAACGCCGATTATTCGAGCATCCAGGCCGACATTGTCACTTTGCTGGAAACAGCCCGCCGCGCGGCCGCGCGCAGTATCAATGCCCTGATGACCGCCACCTATTGGGAGATCGGCCGACGCATCGTCGAGTTCGAGCAGGGCGGGAAGGGGCGAGCCGAGTACGGACAGGCGCTGCTCAAGCGGCTGTCGGCCGACCTGATGGCCCGATTCGGTCGGGGGTTCTCTGAGCGTAACCTTGAGCAGATGCGATTGTTCTACCTGGCCAGGCTGCCAGAGCACATTTCGCAGACGCTGTCTGCGAAATTGAACATCTCCGGAATTTCGCAGATGCCGTCTGGGAAATCTTCCGCCCCCGTGATTCTCCCGGCAGCGCCTGGACTATCCCCCGACCTGTCCGTGCTCGCTCAGGCATTCCCGCTGCCCTGGTCGGCCTACGTGCGTCTGCTCTCGGTCAAGAATCCACAGGCCCGTGCCTTCTACGAAACCGAAGCCCTACGTGGCGGCTGGTCCGTGCGGCAACTGGATCGCCAGATCAACAGCCAGTTCTACGAGCGCACCGCGCTGTCCAACAACAAGGTGGCGATGTTGGCAAAAGGCGAGGTCGCCGAGCCCGGTGACCTCCTCGCCCCCGAGCAAGCCATCAAGGATCCCTTCGTCCTGGAGTTTCTGAATCTCAAGGACGAGTACTCAGAATCCGATCTGGAAGACGCGCTGATCAAGCACCTGGCCGACTTCCTGCTGGAACTGGGCGACGACTTTGCCTTCGTTGGTCGTCAGCGCCGCCTACGCATCGACGACAGTTGGTTCCGTGTCGATTTGCTGTTCTTCCACCGCCGCTTGAAGTGCCTGCTGGTGATCGACCTAAAAGCCGGCAAGTTCAGTTACGCCGACGCCGGCCAGATGCATCTGTACCTCAACTACGCCCGCGAGCATTGGACGAGGCCGGGCGAAAACCCGCCGGTGGGACTGATCCTGTGCGCCGAGAAAGGTGCCACCGAAGCCCGTTACGCGCTGGAAGGCCTGCCCAACAAGGTGTTGGCCGCCGAGTACCGGACCGTGCTGCCGGACGAGATGCTACTAGCCGAGGAGTTGGACCGGACGCGGCGGGAGCTGGATGCGTTGCGGATCGGGCGCGATGGCGATGCGGAGGGTGGCGAGTGA